From the Elaeis guineensis isolate ETL-2024a chromosome 16, EG11, whole genome shotgun sequence genome, the window CTTAGGTGGGTTTTTTATTCATTTTTCGTTACCATCAAGAATTTCCATATATTGAAATTCTTTGAACTAATAGGCATGCTACCAAGGCATGAAAATTGTTGATGCCATTTACCATGCTGCTTAGGATCAGCAAAGGCACatctaaaagaaaaaattaaatctcATCACAGGGAGAGCAGAGCTGTGGATATGGAATCCTTATGTGTTGTTGCAGGGAAATCTGTATGGGCCATCCGTGTGGACCTTCACATTCTTGACAATGGAGGGTATGCCGGAGTATTTTAGTGAAAggtcaattattttctttttaaaactGATATATGCCGGACAATGCTTAATGTTTTTTTTGGCATGATTCAGCAATCTCATTGATGCTGCTAATATCGCTGCTTTGGCTGCTCTCTTGACATTTCGAAGGCCTGAATGTACACTAGGAGGAGAAAATGGTCAGGAAGTTATTGTTCATGATCCTGAGGTTGGTTGTCACTTCCATTGGTTTTTCCAACTAACTGTTGGTAAATGCATTAAATGAGATGAGTTTATAACCTGCTCTTTTATCACTATGTAATATTGGTCAATACTGGTATATTATCAACCAAAGGCTCTTCATACATccatgcatattattttttaccaTGCACTGATGTTGTTCAATGTtggatcttcaaatcatatacTAGTTTtagtattttggtaatttttgtCCTTTCCCCAACTTCTTCTCCTGTTATGTACAGGTTAGGGAACCACTCCCTTTAATAGTCCATCATCTTCTTCTCCTGTTATGTACAGGTTAGGGAACCACTCCCTTTAATAGTCCATCATCTTCCTGTGGCAGTAACTTTTGCAATCTTTGGCGAAGGAAACATCATGGTATGTTGACATTGTCTTTAATGTTTTTCATCCATCAACACTAAGTTATTTGCCTGCATGGTTAATTCAGTTTCTTCTGTTTTTGTTTTCCCTGCTGGTTGAACTGAAATGCAATGTTTTGTAGGTGATAGATCCAACTTACAAGGAAGAGGCTGTTATGGGAGGAAGGATGACTGCTACATTGAACTCAAATGGGGATGTTTGTGCTGTTCAAAAGGCTGGAGGAGAGGGTATCATGTCAAGTGTAATCATGCAGTGTTTGCGGATAGCCTCTGTTAAAGCTGCTGACATCACAAGCAAAATTAAGAATGCAGTGAGTCTGTGGCATCAAGTTTGCAGTGCCAACTCATCTACCAATCTATTTCTCTATATGTGTGTGTATCATACTCAATTGGATGAGTTCTTTCCATATCTGTAAAGTAGAAGTATAAGTGTTTAGCCATATATGATATGTCCAACAAAGGGGAAAAAGAGTAGTAGTAAAGGATACGCAGGGCCAGAGCTATTAGTTTCCTGACTTTTGGCCAATCATGAATGGTTAGACTTCTTCCTTTAACTCTTCAAAGTGAATTCTCAATGAAAATAACTTAagggattgattttttttcacaTGTTTGCATATTATTACTCTGATTTCTTATTCAAACAAATAATCAATAACACTCATAAACACTCTCTATCAGTCCATCTTTGTGTAACTTGTATTTAGAGTTAAGCCTAAATGTTTGAGAGTAAGTTACAAATCTGGCTTGTGAAAAAGTAAATTAGAACATATGTaagataatataaaaaatatttattctctTATTGCTTTGCTTTtgaatattatgaaaataaatttgctTAAAAGATCTTATTTAGAATGCGTGTGAGCATTACAATATCTGGATGTCATGGCTATAGATAACTCTTGTTGGCTTACCTGGTATGGTTAGAACAAGCAAGCTTCCAATATTACTGCTTAAAATGGTTTCTTTTTGTTGGCCCGATAAACATACCCCTCTTTGCCATTGTTAAATTTTTGAATGGCATTGATAATGTTCATTCCACAGTCCATTTAGTGACCtcaatcaggtgacacaatcagATGAATGCGATGATTGCCAAAAGATGTGCATGTAAATTGAATGAACATATGACTCATTTGTTAAGGAAACTCCCCATCTATTTGTTTCTAATGCATGGCTAGGAAGTTGAGACCCAATGGAGCATCAATAACATGCTGCAGGAAAAAGATGAATGGGTTCGATTTATAATCCTGATCGGGAAGATCTTTTGAGCAAGGTTAATGAACTGCTGATCTGAAGAGCTAAATTACTGATAAATATGTAAACATCCTGCAAGATCGCACAAAATAATTCAGAAATGGACTAAAGAGACATAGCATGATGTTAAAAACATTTTGTTTGAAGATAATTTGGCAGACGTGGGGCTGTTGGTACATCAAACTAGTTGTtcgtttttcttttctctcttcttatggataaatggaaagagagagaaagatgacTATTACCATTTTCTTTAAGTGATTGTGAGTGAACTATGACTTTCTAAATGACGTCAAAACGTTCTACCCTTTGAAATTTCTGAAATACATCCAAAAGGCCCTAACATCTAATGACCTGTTTAAGCTTGTATGATTAAGCATGCATTTGTGTGGTTATGCCATGTGAATAATGATTCAAGTTTGCGCATGATTGTGGAGCATAACAACCTATAATCGGTGAAAGGTAATTGTGGTATGCAGAATAGAACTGTAGCTGATTTATGTATGAAGATGGGGGTTCATCAAATTTGATGGCCGAAAGGCAACTTGAAGAAATCATTGTAATTTCCTTAGCTTTATCTTTGATGCTAATATATGTTGTTGGTCACATTTTCAGCATCATCTTTGAAAATTGAGGCCTTGTCAGTTGTTCTTCTTTAAGTACTGAATGTAAACTAAGTTTACATGCTAGTTATGGTCTACATCACTTGGACCCTTCAATTGAGTCTAAAGTACCTACACTCTTCATTTGAACACAGATATTGCTATCATGCTTGGAAACGACTCTTCAGGGAAAAATTCTTAGATATTGAAAGGATCTGATGCTTAGACATATGCTTGCATACGATACATGAGCCTGAGTCCATGTAACATAGGTTATGGTTGCAAAGGTGTTAAGGATGGGGTCACGGTCGAGTAGGAGACCACATATTTTGCTCATATTTGTTCAGCGGGAAATTGTATGGATTGTGTTATGTTGCACAAATTTATTAACTTTGGTTGGTTTGTTTTGGTTTCATTATTTCAATAATCCTATTTTCTACCTTTCAATCCCCAAACAGTAAGGTTTTATATCCTGGTGGGAGGGGGGGGCTTTCCGGCCGTCCTGTCCTATTCTTGTGAGAAAATGGGACCGAGATGGGCTCGGGACTTCGAAACCCATCCACGTggggaaagaagaaagaggaaagaaagaaaggaaggagggatagagaaaaggaaaaaaatgaaaggaaagaagaaaaatgaaaaaaaaggaaggaagaagaagaagaagaaagaagaaggaaaggaagctagagtaaaggaaaggaaagaaggaagaaagaaaagaaagaaaataagaaaggaaagaaaaaggggagaaagatGTAGGATATCTATTAGGATACATGATTAGGACTATTGTTAAGATGAGACAGGACAGCGGGGTGTCCTGTTCTATGGAGAAATCGGGACACCTTTGTCCCACATGATTCAAAACCTTGTCAGAAAGCTTATTCTTTTTTAAATAATCTAGTCATTCTAGTTCAGATAACAAGCACAACCTGATCTAGATTTGGTCCAAGTATAAATTACATAATGGGATTGGGTTTATTTCAGGTTTCCTTTGATTTGGTTCAGATTATAATCCATTTGTGGTTGGTAGCCTGGTGCTGGAGCTATCTATAGATTATATCCTTTCTGTAGTGCTTGGTCTCCTATTTCCATCAAAACATTGGATAATTACACTTTATCTGTGAGTCAGATATTTTAGCTTCATCTGTACATGATAAAAAATAACGGAAAATTACATAAGCAAGCTTAAATATGGGTACGGTGGCCCCATTGGCTAAGTTATTGCAAAATATGTTGGCATGCTTATGAAGGAATATACATCCTGGTCAATGTTATATGGTGAAAATTCACAAGGGTACACTGGAATTTTCATTTTTCTTATAAATAGAGTATTGTTGATAGCTTTGCAGAAGTTGTTTTGGAGGATTTTTTTCCCCCCCAGATATTTCAGACAAACCAAAAACATAATCACTGGAAACATCATAACCTGCTTTGGAGTAAGACCTTGCAGAATAACAATATGATAATGGATTACTAGTTAATGTAAACAAAACTATTATTCTCATGTCTAGACTGAATGTATTTTCTTGTGTTTCTAAATAAATTACTTTGAAATTGTTCAGGTAGATGCATACAACACTGAAAGAGCATTGCGAAAAGTAAAGCGTCATCCGCCATCGGTTGCACTTGAAGTCTGTGTACCAGATGTTATAATGGAGGAGAACCAAGTTGATGAGTTAAGTAGACATGAAGTGCAGAATTTAAAAGATGAGCCAGAGAGAGGCTGTGGTAATGATGGTAGTAGAATTGGAGTTGAAACTAGTACTACTAGAGGAAAAAATAACGTATTCATTGGTGGCCCGTCAAGCTGGTAACTTGCTGGATAGCTGCAATTCGTTTGTGTTGCATAGGTTTTTACCTTtacaaaaattgattttaaacagCACCTTAGTTATCTGGGTGAATTTTTGCTTGACATAATTGTTTTCTTTATACCTGCAGGGATCCATACTCAAAGGGTATTTCATCATGTTTTATTAGTTCTCAAGATTTACCTGGTAATCACTTCAGTTATTTTAGGCACCCATTTAACCTTTTCATTTGATAAAAACCaatatatgtgatatgatgttAAAGTACATTTTGCTACTAACTAGGTACTAATGACCAGATCTGATGTCTAGTTTAGATTTCTGAACTTACAATATTGCATTtaatttggaaaagaagttctagTTTATACTCTTAGGTTGGATGTGGTGTCCATTATGGGAATAAAACTTGATTTGCTTCTGGGTTATTTTTGAGATCAGATTTAATCAATCCTATCTTTTGCCTTAGATTTTTGGTTATCTGAGTAGGATCGCAGAATTGATTTATAAATGTTATTAGTTTTGCTTTATTATCAAATTAAGCAGTTCTGCCTAATTGAAGTTTTTAGTGGGTCTTAGATTGGAAGACACTACCAACTAGCCTTGCAGAGAACCCTTCTAGAGTTTGTCTTTTTGCATATATTACAGGATGCAGACATTAGGGATTTAGTCAATTTAGTTCGTACAATGGGCAATTTCATCAAAGTAAAATAATCCAAGGATCATTCCAAAATAATATAAACAAGTTTTGACATTTATCACTGAAGTAAGTTTGTTTTATTTTGAGCAATAGAAAAGCTCTTTTGAGGACTCCTCAATTTCTTTCTATTTCACATGACTAAAATTTGTATTGTGCTGTTCTATTTTCATAATTTGTATTGAATATTTATGTCTTGGATCTCAAAGATTGATGGCATTGGTGGTTGACAACTACTTGGTATCCGAAATCAACATTATTGATGCTATGGTGAGGGTTTTTGAAATCGAACAAAATTGGAGTTTATATTCTTAACTATGGTAAGCtatgggatttttttttctttttttttgttagacAGAAAATATTGGTGATTATTTG encodes:
- the LOC105059352 gene encoding exosome complex component RRP45A isoform X2, whose protein sequence is MEQRLANIGRMTVNEKKFIETALLSDLRIDGRRPFDYRKLTIKFGRHDGSSEVQLGETHVMGYVTSQLVQPYRDRPNEGTLAIFTEFSPMADPSFEAGRPGESAIELGRVIDRGLRESRAVDMESLCVVAGKSVWAIRVDLHILDNGGNLIDAANIAALAALLTFRRPECTLGGENGQEVIVHDPEVREPLPLIVHHLPVAVTFAIFGEGNIMVIDPTYKEEAVMGGRMTATLNSNGDVCAVQKAGGEGIMSSVIMQCLRIASVKAADITSKIKNAVDAYNTERALRKVKRHPPSVALEVCVPDVIMEENQVDELSRHEVQNLKDEPERGCGNDGSRIGVETSTTRGKNNVFIGGPSSWDPYSKGISSCFISSQDLPGFILLRDIAAYPALWDDASQHLGAYHR
- the LOC105059352 gene encoding exosome complex component RRP45A isoform X1, whose protein sequence is MEQRLANIGRMTVNEKKFIETALLSDLRIDGRRPFDYRKLTIKFGRHDGSSEVQLGETHVMGYVTSQLVQPYRDRPNEGTLAIFTEFSPMADPSFEAGRPGESAIELGRVIDRGLRESRAVDMESLCVVAGKSVWAIRVDLHILDNGGNLIDAANIAALAALLTFRRPECTLGGENGQEVIVHDPEVREPLPLIVHHLPVAVTFAIFGEGNIMVIDPTYKEEAVMGGRMTATLNSNGDVCAVQKAGGEGIMSSVIMQCLRIASVKAADITSKIKNAVDAYNTERALRKVKRHPPSVALEVCVPDVIMEENQVDELSRHEVQNLKDEPERGCGNDGSRIGVETSTTRGKNNVFIGGPSSWDPYSKGISSCFISSQDLPGPLKLAKEQEEAKISQNSIESHLGATNTGSSGPVGASVVSQQANSPKSLKDAVKPKHRKKNKASSASDMS
- the LOC105059352 gene encoding exosome complex component RRP45A isoform X3 — its product is MEQRLANIGRMTVNEKKFIETALLSDLRIDGRRPFDYRKLTIKFGRHSRAVDMESLCVVAGKSVWAIRVDLHILDNGGNLIDAANIAALAALLTFRRPECTLGGENGQEVIVHDPEVREPLPLIVHHLPVAVTFAIFGEGNIMVIDPTYKEEAVMGGRMTATLNSNGDVCAVQKAGGEGIMSSVIMQCLRIASVKAADITSKIKNAVDAYNTERALRKVKRHPPSVALEVCVPDVIMEENQVDELSRHEVQNLKDEPERGCGNDGSRIGVETSTTRGKNNVFIGGPSSWDPYSKGISSCFISSQDLPGPLKLAKEQEEAKISQNSIESHLGATNTGSSGPVGASVVSQQANSPKSLKDAVKPKHRKKNKASSASDMS